In one Niallia taxi genomic region, the following are encoded:
- a CDS encoding Fur-regulated basic protein FbpA — translation MDFEQTSSFQDEKDELIEKLIALGIYKKEALHLFELTITELEEVYAQAACNQSGLSQG, via the coding sequence ATGGACTTTGAACAAACATCATCTTTTCAGGATGAAAAGGATGAATTGATTGAAAAACTAATAGCACTTGGTATATATAAGAAAGAAGCACTTCATTTGTTTGAACTTACGATAACAGAGCTAGAGGAAGTGTATGCACAAGCAGCCTGCAATCAGAGTGGCTTAAGTCAAGGATAG